The genome window GACGACCGACGAGGCGGTCGACCGCGGCGCGCCGTCGCGGCTCGGCCGCGTCCTGCTTGGGGTCGGCCTCGCCGCGCAGGCCTCGGAGGACTTCCGCGACATGGACGACACGATCGAGTACGCCGAGTCGGCGGGCGTCCCGATGCCGGACGTCGCCGCGCCGTTCGCTTCCGGCATGATGGTCGTCGCCGGGCTCGGCATCGCGCTCTGGCGGCTCCCCCGGGTCGCGACCGGCGCAGCGGTCGCGTTCCTGACCGTCGTCACCGCGACGATGCACGACTTTTGGAACGCCGACGAGGACGACAAGAGCGGCGAGCGGCTCGCCTTCTTCGGCAACCTCGCAATGTTGGGCGGGGCCTTGGTGTTCCTGCGCGAGGCGTACAAGAAGTGACCGGCGGCGGCGAATCGCGACGCGCAGCCGAATCGTCTCACAACCCGCTCCGGTGTCGATTCCGACTGTCTCCCCGCTCCTCGACGAGCGCAGCGGCTCACGAGCAACGAAAAAATCGGAGAACGGCTCTGGCGAACTCCTACTCGTTCAGCACGCTCGACCACTGGCTGGTGTACGTCGGCTGGTTCGGCTCGAAGGAGACGCGCTGAGTGATCGTCCCGTCGCGCTCCTCGAAGGCGTTCACGTACGCCTCCTCCAGGGACTGCCCGTAGGCGTCGTTGAGGTACAGCGTGCCCGAGCTCTCGGCGCCGACGTTGTCGCCCACGGCGAGGTCGGCCATCGCGGGCCCCTGGAGCAGGTCGGAGGGCGCGGTCCGGAAGATGTAGCCGTTGTCCTCTAAGTCCGTCACGTTCGGGTCGGTCGAGGACGGCGAGATGCCGACGACGCCGTTGGGGATGAACACCTGGTCTGCGACCTGGAGGTTGACGTTCGACGACGCCGGTCCGACGACGGCGCCGTAGCCGGCGTTGACGATGGCGTTCGCGCCCGAGATACCGGCCTGCGGGTTGGTCTGCGTGTCTTCGACCCGCGTCTCGACGTCGACGTTGATGCCGGCGTCGTTGACCTGTGTCGCGGCCAGCAGCGCACCGTCGCGGATCGGGACGCCGAGCGGACCGAGGTCACCCGTCTCTGGCATCAACACGCCGATCCGTGCCGTGAACGAGTCGACGCCGACCGGATCCGCGGCCGTCGCGTTCAGGTCCTCCTCGGTGAGGTCGTTCCCGAACTCGACGGTGTCGATGGTTTCCAGTTCGCCGTTCCGGAAGTCGATGATGTCGTAGGCGGCCGTCGCGATGTCGCCGTTGATGTCGAAGTTGACCCTGGAGGACGCGCCGACGTAGTTGACCGGGTCGCCGCTCGCAACGGTCTCGACCGCGTCCGGGAGGTCCGCGGGCCCGAACTCCTCGCCGCCGGGATTGGCGACGGTCCGGACTCGGTCGCGGATCGCTTCGCCGTCGTTCTCGCCCGCCGCGGTCGCCGCGAGGATCTCGACCGCCATCGCGTCGTACGCCTGCGCGGTGAACACGCCCGGCTCCTCGCCGTACGCCTCCTGATACGACTCGGTGAAGAACTCCGCCCCGGGACCGCCCGCGGAGGGCGCGGTGCCGATGACGTTGTTCATATCGTTGTCGACCTCCTCGGGAAGGTCGGCGTCGATCAGCCCGTCGGGGACGATGATGTCGAGGTCGGGCGCGCTGTCGGCGAACTCGGAGTAGAAGTCGCGGAACAGCTGAATGCCGGACTGCGGGAAGCCGACGACCATCACCGCGTCGGGGACGTTGTTGGCGTCGCCGCCGTCGGAGCCGTCGCCGCCGTCCATTCCGTCACCGCCGTCAGACCCGTCGCTGCCGTCACCGCCATCGGACCCGTCGCCGCT of Halorubrum trapanicum contains these proteins:
- a CDS encoding ABC transporter substrate-binding protein — protein: MKRRIQRRDVLKGAGAVGIAGLAGCSTESGDGSDGGDGSDGSDGGDGMDGGDGSDGGDANNVPDAVMVVGFPQSGIQLFRDFYSEFADSAPDLDIIVPDGLIDADLPEEVDNDMNNVIGTAPSAGGPGAEFFTESYQEAYGEEPGVFTAQAYDAMAVEILAATAAGENDGEAIRDRVRTVANPGGEEFGPADLPDAVETVASGDPVNYVGASSRVNFDINGDIATAAYDIIDFRNGELETIDTVEFGNDLTEEDLNATAADPVGVDSFTARIGVLMPETGDLGPLGVPIRDGALLAATQVNDAGINVDVETRVEDTQTNPQAGISGANAIVNAGYGAVVGPASSNVNLQVADQVFIPNGVVGISPSSTDPNVTDLEDNGYIFRTAPSDLLQGPAMADLAVGDNVGAESSGTLYLNDAYGQSLEEAYVNAFEERDGTITQRVSFEPNQPTYTSQWSSVLNE
- a CDS encoding DoxX family protein — its product is MSDDEPTETTDEAVDRGAPSRLGRVLLGVGLAAQASEDFRDMDDTIEYAESAGVPMPDVAAPFASGMMVVAGLGIALWRLPRVATGAAVAFLTVVTATMHDFWNADEDDKSGERLAFFGNLAMLGGALVFLREAYKK